A region of Pleionea litopenaei DNA encodes the following proteins:
- a CDS encoding histidine phosphatase family protein, which produces MTCLLNADARYRAKLLLVRHAKSSWADTALADIDRPLKQRGVSDALLMRSKHLALFSRPDTIVLSSTATRAVATATILFEQSPRPSPS; this is translated from the coding sequence ATGACCTGCCTCCTGAACGCTGATGCTCGCTATCGAGCCAAGTTGCTGCTTGTTAGACATGCCAAATCAAGCTGGGCAGATACCGCGCTTGCCGATATCGATAGACCACTTAAACAGCGCGGCGTTTCTGATGCGTTATTGATGCGTTCTAAGCATTTGGCTTTGTTTTCTAGGCCAGATACTATCGTACTGTCATCTACAGCGACCAGGGCCGTAGCAACCGCAACTATTTTGTTCGAACAATCACCGCGGCCATCGCCGTCATAG
- a CDS encoding DUF4878 domain-containing protein yields MLSLSSKITKSIAVSFIMLLTACGVDQSNPEVVAQEYVEAIYFANLPRFKEIVEPDDYDANDDHKLFVAKDSTAKSNTRKHRGGIALVQVSDSYVKDNRARVRVNVEFNNGERRVLSISLHMKDGNWYVNPTSWARW; encoded by the coding sequence TTGTTATCGTTATCGTCAAAAATCACCAAGTCTATCGCGGTCTCTTTCATCATGCTGTTGACTGCCTGCGGTGTGGATCAATCGAATCCCGAAGTGGTAGCGCAAGAATACGTTGAAGCCATTTATTTTGCTAACCTGCCGCGCTTTAAAGAGATCGTTGAGCCCGACGATTATGACGCAAACGATGACCATAAGCTTTTTGTTGCGAAAGATTCGACGGCGAAAAGTAATACGCGCAAGCATCGCGGTGGTATTGCTTTGGTTCAAGTGAGTGATTCTTATGTGAAAGACAATCGTGCTCGCGTTCGGGTGAATGTTGAGTTCAACAACGGCGAGCGACGAGTGCTTTCAATCAGTTTACATATGAAAGACGGTAATTGGTACGTTAACCCTACCAGTTGGGCGCGCTGGTAG
- a CDS encoding phospholipase A, with the protein MFNRFHHTCSILCFFISFSVCSQQPTNEEPKSQDLQRIEKNLDETLQDTSLIYKRMQEELKAYDNTFALVPHKINYILPLTYQDTPNYTPYSDNRNLMHSEVKFQVSFKVPVTRQTLFEDNGYLFFGYTSRSVWQAFNTDESSPFRDTNHEPEVMLVFTSKAEMFGARVPAITAGFSHQSNGQPAELSRSWNRLYLDVVMEYEDFYLSFKPWWRLPEREKRDINDVKGDDNPDIDDYYGYFELRAFRKIHDNELSIMLRNNLRSDNKGAIELNYSYPFHKKVRGYVQVFHGYGETLLDYNHKNTRIGIGFMLNNWL; encoded by the coding sequence ATGTTTAATCGCTTTCACCACACCTGTTCAATTCTTTGCTTTTTCATTAGCTTCAGCGTCTGCTCTCAACAACCGACAAACGAAGAACCAAAGTCGCAAGATTTGCAACGCATCGAAAAGAATTTAGATGAAACATTACAAGATACGTCGCTCATTTATAAGCGCATGCAAGAAGAACTTAAAGCGTATGACAATACGTTTGCGCTGGTACCACATAAAATCAATTACATTCTGCCTCTGACTTATCAAGACACCCCAAACTACACACCTTATTCTGACAACCGAAATCTTATGCACAGTGAAGTAAAATTTCAGGTGAGTTTTAAAGTGCCTGTGACACGGCAAACACTTTTCGAAGACAATGGTTACTTATTTTTTGGCTATACTTCTCGTTCGGTTTGGCAAGCGTTTAATACCGATGAGTCCAGTCCGTTTCGAGACACCAATCACGAACCAGAAGTCATGTTGGTATTTACCTCAAAAGCTGAAATGTTCGGAGCTCGAGTACCCGCAATAACCGCTGGTTTTTCTCATCAAAGTAATGGCCAACCGGCCGAGTTGTCACGAAGTTGGAATCGCCTGTATTTAGATGTCGTGATGGAATATGAAGATTTTTATCTTAGTTTTAAACCATGGTGGCGTTTACCAGAACGCGAGAAACGCGACATCAATGACGTAAAAGGTGATGATAACCCCGATATCGATGACTACTACGGCTATTTCGAACTACGGGCTTTTCGCAAAATTCACGACAATGAATTATCGATTATGCTGCGCAATAACTTACGCTCAGACAACAAAGGTGCAATTGAGTTAAATTACAGTTATCCATTTCATAAAAAAGTGCGCGGCTACGTTCAAGTGTTTCATGGTTACGGCGAAACTTTACTCGACTATAACCATAAAAACACTCGCATCGGTATTGGGTTCATGCTGAATAATTGGCTGTAG
- the accC gene encoding acetyl-CoA carboxylase biotin carboxylase subunit — protein MLEKVLIANRGEIALRILRACRELGIKTVAVHSTADENLMHVKLADESVCIGPPSPTLSYLNIPAIIAAAEVTDAVAIHPGYGFLAENADFAEQVEKSGFTFIGPRADTIRLMGDKVSAINAMKKAGVPCVPGSGGPLGEDEKENLAIAKRIAYPVIIKASGGGGGRGMRVVREEKDLISSISLTKNEARAAFGNDMVYMEKFLENPRHVEIQVLADSHGNAIYLGERDCSMQRRHQKVVEEAPAPGITEEMRRHIGERCVQACKEIGYRGAGTFEFLYEKGEFYFIEMNTRVQVEHPVTELISGVDIIKEQLRVAEGQPLSFKQADINLKGHSIECRINAEDPESFIPSPGTITTYHAPGGPGVRWDSHIYAGYKVPPNYDSMIGKLITYGETREVAMARMQMALEEVVIGGIKTNIELQKRIMADENFHKGGTNIHYLEKKLETEKQA, from the coding sequence ATGTTAGAAAAAGTCCTGATTGCTAACCGTGGAGAAATTGCACTGAGAATTTTACGTGCATGTCGCGAGCTTGGCATCAAAACTGTGGCGGTGCATTCCACAGCTGATGAAAATTTAATGCACGTTAAACTAGCTGATGAGTCCGTGTGTATTGGTCCTCCATCACCCACTCTGAGCTACTTAAATATTCCAGCTATCATCGCCGCAGCAGAAGTTACCGATGCCGTTGCCATTCACCCAGGATATGGCTTCTTAGCAGAAAATGCTGACTTTGCGGAGCAAGTTGAAAAGTCTGGTTTCACATTTATTGGACCGAGAGCTGACACCATTCGGTTGATGGGAGACAAAGTATCTGCCATCAACGCAATGAAAAAAGCTGGCGTCCCTTGTGTACCCGGCTCTGGCGGCCCACTTGGTGAAGATGAAAAAGAAAATTTGGCCATAGCCAAGCGCATCGCTTACCCAGTCATTATAAAAGCTTCGGGTGGCGGTGGCGGCCGTGGTATGCGCGTCGTCCGAGAAGAGAAAGATTTAATCTCGTCTATTTCATTAACTAAAAACGAAGCGCGTGCGGCTTTCGGAAACGACATGGTCTACATGGAAAAGTTTTTAGAGAACCCTCGACATGTAGAAATTCAAGTGCTCGCAGACAGTCACGGCAACGCCATCTATTTAGGTGAGCGCGATTGCTCGATGCAACGACGCCACCAGAAGGTAGTCGAGGAAGCGCCAGCTCCTGGCATTACCGAAGAAATGCGTCGACACATCGGTGAACGCTGCGTCCAAGCGTGTAAAGAAATCGGCTATCGCGGCGCCGGAACCTTTGAGTTCTTGTATGAAAAAGGTGAGTTCTACTTCATTGAAATGAACACTCGAGTTCAAGTTGAACACCCGGTTACGGAACTTATTTCTGGTGTTGATATTATTAAAGAACAATTGCGCGTTGCTGAAGGGCAACCCTTGTCATTTAAGCAAGCCGATATCAATTTGAAAGGCCACTCAATCGAGTGTCGGATCAACGCTGAGGATCCTGAAAGTTTCATTCCATCACCGGGAACCATCACCACCTATCATGCACCCGGCGGCCCTGGTGTTCGTTGGGACTCACATATTTATGCGGGTTATAAAGTTCCGCCTAATTATGACTCAATGATCGGTAAATTAATTACCTATGGTGAAACTCGCGAAGTTGCGATGGCAAGAATGCAGATGGCACTCGAAGAGGTCGTTATCGGTGGAATCAAAACCAACATTGAGCTGCAAAAACGCATTATGGCCGATGAAAACTTCCATAAAGGCGGCACCAATATCCACTACCTAGAAAAGAAACTTGAAACTGAAAAACAAGCTTAA
- the accB gene encoding acetyl-CoA carboxylase biotin carboxyl carrier protein, with amino-acid sequence MDIRKVKKLIELLEESGVSEIEIKEGEESVRISRNSTTVPVAAPMAPAAPMAPAAVAAAPTAEAAAPVDNTPSGEKVKSPMVGTFYRAPSPGAKPFVEVGDTVNKGDTLCIVEAMKMMNHIESEVSGTVKAILVEDAEPVEFDEVLYIIE; translated from the coding sequence ATGGATATTCGTAAAGTTAAAAAACTCATCGAATTGCTTGAAGAGTCAGGTGTATCAGAGATTGAAATCAAAGAAGGCGAAGAAAGTGTTCGCATCAGCCGCAACAGCACCACTGTTCCGGTCGCTGCGCCTATGGCTCCAGCCGCACCAATGGCACCCGCTGCAGTAGCAGCAGCGCCGACTGCTGAAGCTGCAGCACCGGTCGACAACACGCCGTCTGGAGAAAAGGTCAAATCACCGATGGTAGGTACTTTCTACCGTGCGCCTTCACCGGGTGCTAAGCCATTTGTAGAAGTTGGCGATACGGTTAATAAGGGCGACACCCTCTGTATCGTTGAAGCGATGAAAATGATGAATCACATCGAATCAGAAGTATCAGGAACTGTAAAAGCTATTTTAGTAGAAGATGCAGAGCCAGTGGAATTCGACGAAGTTCTTTATATCATCGAATAA
- the aroQ gene encoding type II 3-dehydroquinate dehydratase — MQVSAKFSEFSPTFKYKMLFLLLNGPNLNLLGTREPDIYGAATLGDIETQTGQLLSSMGVELECFQSNAEHQLIERIHQAKKDQVDYILFNPAAFTHTSIALRDALTAVAIPFTEIHLSDPERREAFRHVSYFSDVAQEVIKGQGSQGYLIAAKNAVKTLQQTI, encoded by the coding sequence ATGCAGGTTTCGGCGAAGTTCAGTGAATTTTCGCCAACTTTTAAATATAAAATGCTTTTTTTATTGCTTAACGGCCCTAACTTAAATTTGCTCGGCACCCGTGAACCAGACATTTACGGAGCTGCCACCTTGGGCGACATCGAAACTCAAACCGGTCAACTGCTGAGTTCTATGGGTGTCGAGTTGGAATGTTTTCAAAGCAATGCTGAGCATCAATTAATCGAACGCATTCATCAAGCAAAGAAAGATCAAGTGGATTACATCTTATTTAATCCAGCGGCATTCACTCATACGAGCATTGCATTGAGGGATGCTTTAACCGCCGTCGCTATTCCGTTCACTGAAATCCATTTGTCGGATCCAGAGCGCCGGGAAGCATTCAGACACGTTTCTTATTTTTCAGATGTTGCACAAGAAGTGATTAAAGGTCAGGGCAGTCAGGGTTATCTGATTGCAGCAAAAAACGCAGTTAAAACGCTGCAACAAACGATTTAA
- a CDS encoding TonB-dependent receptor — protein MTECKRLDHHSFALSLEPWLTQYNNEITAAMTRYFNLTYLTRLFLLWAFVSPSLASSENRIANKPTSNGKLNHQNHTASEHSSEHLDQPSSDAPSEAQAELSAKNKTADHQPSNGSVIPRQEPTLVITAKPIPQTKETVDGSVTNISSRSISRSTAQHFSRLVSLVPGTWVSRGNGQEHLTAIRSPVFTGPGACAVFIMSEDGLPLRPTSFCNVNQLFESHFEVADFVEVYRGSNSTTAGSNAVFGMINTQLPSPSENLVGSVTYNTAQFGFNQLSIQQPWESQDWSHWLGITLTDDHGYREESGYQQQKLSFKNSYEYGNFSILNGFNYRNLDQQTAGYVEGDNAYLDRTLSRENNYPEAWRKATSVRAYSKLNWTLTDTSLSFTPYFRVNDMSFLMHFVPWQPTEENQQTSFGFDLLWHNPIDQPLHGFIGFEYERTSGELIENQLNPAPFNQDAFPQGIHYNYQVDVNAYALLTGFRWQVTPLTTLAWNTRFDTLSYQYDNQTTDGSACADGISNCRFYRPADENRHFNFWSNQLSMSLTLTSQQRMYINLSQSFRVPQTSELYRLQQNQTFADLDEVSANGVELGWQVNFDNISLEVAWFDMQLKDSIFQDTQRQFVSGADSSHRGFETELHWTISRHWQFNLSAGSFKHLYQNSPDLLGSNVQIKGNLMDTAPKTMGAIELIWRWNDQNEWMLQTEKMGKYFTNPENTHEYSGHVISHVRWQRKMGNSMSLLFGINNLTDKRYAERADIAFGTPRYFPGQERTLVFQLKWQNNP, from the coding sequence ATGACAGAATGCAAAAGACTTGATCATCATTCATTCGCTCTTAGCCTTGAACCTTGGCTAACTCAATATAACAATGAAATTACCGCAGCTATGACTCGCTATTTTAACCTGACTTATCTCACTCGACTCTTTCTACTCTGGGCATTTGTGTCGCCCTCATTGGCTTCTTCTGAAAATCGAATTGCGAATAAACCAACCAGCAACGGCAAGCTCAATCATCAGAACCATACAGCGTCTGAACACTCATCTGAGCATTTAGATCAACCATCGAGTGACGCCCCTTCTGAGGCACAAGCTGAACTATCTGCAAAGAATAAAACCGCGGACCATCAGCCGTCCAACGGCTCCGTTATTCCCCGACAAGAACCGACCCTTGTCATTACCGCAAAGCCGATTCCACAAACTAAAGAAACGGTTGATGGTAGCGTTACAAACATTTCAAGTCGCTCGATCAGCCGCAGTACCGCTCAACACTTCAGTCGCCTCGTAAGCTTGGTTCCTGGCACTTGGGTAAGTCGTGGTAATGGGCAAGAACATTTAACCGCTATACGCTCTCCGGTTTTCACCGGACCTGGAGCCTGTGCGGTTTTTATCATGTCAGAAGATGGTTTGCCGTTGCGACCGACTAGCTTTTGCAACGTCAATCAGTTATTTGAGTCGCATTTCGAAGTTGCTGATTTTGTCGAAGTTTATCGCGGTTCAAACTCGACAACGGCAGGCAGTAATGCGGTATTTGGAATGATCAACACTCAGTTACCGAGTCCAAGTGAAAATCTTGTTGGCAGCGTTACCTACAATACCGCTCAATTTGGGTTTAATCAGCTATCGATTCAACAACCTTGGGAATCCCAAGACTGGAGTCATTGGCTAGGTATCACGTTAACGGATGATCATGGCTATCGAGAAGAGTCTGGTTATCAGCAACAAAAACTGTCGTTTAAAAATAGTTATGAGTATGGCAATTTTTCTATCTTAAACGGCTTTAATTATCGAAACCTAGATCAACAGACGGCTGGGTATGTTGAAGGAGACAACGCTTATTTAGACCGAACATTAAGTCGAGAAAATAACTACCCAGAAGCTTGGAGAAAAGCGACATCCGTGCGAGCCTACAGCAAGTTAAACTGGACGCTCACCGATACTTCACTCTCGTTCACACCTTACTTTCGGGTCAATGACATGAGCTTTCTAATGCATTTTGTCCCCTGGCAACCGACCGAAGAAAACCAACAGACATCGTTTGGATTTGATCTACTTTGGCATAATCCAATCGATCAACCTTTGCATGGCTTTATCGGGTTTGAGTATGAACGAACCTCTGGAGAGTTGATTGAAAATCAACTTAACCCCGCCCCTTTTAACCAAGATGCATTCCCTCAAGGAATTCATTATAACTATCAAGTCGATGTGAATGCCTATGCACTGTTAACTGGTTTCCGATGGCAAGTTACACCATTGACAACACTCGCCTGGAATACTCGCTTCGATACATTAAGCTATCAGTATGATAATCAAACCACTGACGGTTCTGCTTGCGCTGATGGTATTAGCAACTGTCGTTTTTATCGACCCGCTGATGAAAATCGCCACTTTAATTTTTGGTCAAACCAATTGAGCATGTCATTAACTTTGACCAGTCAGCAGCGCATGTATATTAATCTTTCACAATCATTTCGAGTACCACAAACCAGTGAACTTTACCGACTGCAACAAAATCAAACCTTCGCCGATCTCGATGAAGTATCGGCCAATGGTGTAGAGCTCGGATGGCAGGTAAACTTCGACAACATAAGTTTAGAGGTTGCATGGTTCGACATGCAATTAAAAGACAGTATCTTCCAAGACACACAACGACAGTTCGTAAGCGGCGCGGATTCTTCTCATCGCGGATTCGAAACCGAACTACATTGGACCATTTCTCGCCACTGGCAGTTTAATTTGAGCGCAGGATCTTTTAAACATCTCTACCAAAACAGCCCAGACTTATTAGGCAGTAATGTACAAATCAAAGGCAATCTCATGGACACTGCACCAAAAACAATGGGTGCAATTGAGTTAATTTGGCGCTGGAACGATCAGAATGAATGGATGCTACAAACTGAAAAAATGGGAAAATACTTTACCAATCCTGAAAACACCCATGAATACTCCGGTCATGTTATTTCTCATGTTCGATGGCAGAGGAAAATGGGCAACTCAATGTCACTTTTATTCGGCATCAATAATTTAACCGACAAACGCTATGCAGAAAGAGCCGACATTGCCTTCGGAACACCTCGATATTTTCCAGGCCAAGAACGCACCTTAGTGTTTCAATTGAAGTGGCAAAATAATCCATAG
- a CDS encoding M14 family zinc carboxypeptidase — MTHFLNEKRTPLFRQSLHQQAPELVELERLIVTHPSRLEYRVIETVEYNEQAFPIYAIDLGQHQPGKPALLICGGVHGIERIGVQVVIAQLKVWLERLKWERSLQQCFNEINVTVLPVINPVGLFLNRRSNGRGVDLMRNAPIDSQQGSFLVSGQRFSPRLPWYRGKEDRLELENLSLEKEIKRLSSLSPLLISIDCHSGFGMRDRLWFPYAYRRRPMRDIAPVVALKLLWENSYPNHQYIFEPQSNHYLTHGDLWDYFYKCFGRKDCTFLPLTLEMGSWNWVRKRPLQLFRVGGLFNPLVPHRQQRALRRHLPLMDFLRHAVHSYQQWLPNDQEKQHLTQVAQSLWYRMQE; from the coding sequence ATGACTCACTTTTTAAATGAAAAGCGTACACCGCTATTTAGACAAAGCTTACATCAACAGGCTCCCGAACTTGTCGAGCTTGAACGCCTGATTGTCACCCATCCCAGTCGGCTGGAATATCGCGTTATCGAAACCGTCGAATATAACGAGCAAGCCTTTCCCATTTACGCGATTGATCTCGGCCAGCATCAACCGGGTAAACCTGCGTTGTTAATTTGTGGAGGGGTGCATGGCATTGAAAGAATCGGCGTGCAAGTGGTGATTGCTCAGCTAAAGGTTTGGTTAGAGCGTCTCAAGTGGGAGCGCTCATTGCAGCAATGCTTTAATGAAATCAATGTGACCGTGTTGCCCGTTATCAATCCTGTTGGATTATTTCTAAATCGTCGAAGTAATGGACGAGGTGTCGACTTGATGCGCAATGCACCCATCGATTCGCAACAAGGTTCTTTTTTGGTTAGTGGCCAACGGTTTAGCCCTCGACTTCCTTGGTACCGAGGGAAAGAAGATAGGTTAGAACTAGAAAATTTAAGTTTGGAAAAAGAGATCAAACGTTTATCGAGTCTGTCGCCCTTACTCATTTCGATTGACTGCCACTCTGGATTTGGCATGCGCGACAGACTTTGGTTTCCTTACGCATATCGCAGGCGACCGATGCGTGACATTGCTCCAGTCGTCGCGCTAAAACTCTTATGGGAAAATAGTTACCCAAATCATCAATATATTTTCGAGCCGCAATCCAATCACTATCTCACCCATGGTGACTTATGGGATTATTTTTACAAATGCTTTGGTAGGAAGGACTGTACTTTTTTACCCCTGACCCTAGAAATGGGTTCATGGAATTGGGTGCGGAAAAGACCTTTGCAGTTGTTTCGAGTTGGTGGTTTATTTAACCCCCTGGTTCCCCATCGACAACAGCGGGCTTTACGACGTCATTTACCTCTGATGGACTTTTTACGGCACGCCGTGCATAGTTATCAGCAGTGGCTTCCGAACGATCAAGAAAAACAACACTTAACTCAAGTTGCTCAGAGCTTGTGGTATCGCATGCAGGAGTAG
- a CDS encoding alpha/beta fold hydrolase: MNVKVSEQSQADLRVVLIRGLGRDQLHWGPLKSALDKQGLIIETPDLPGAGVLCREKAPLDLDEYCRILESQLSESELPTIVVGLSLGGMIALQWSMLRPTLFEHVIAINTSCNLSPVYWRLKVYRAWRTPGILARWNIRLKERSVYQLTCNRQPMDAELLDQWVNIQQQHPVSMITQLRQVIAAWRFSPPDADALPHLTFINSNSDRLVDPRCSLTLARHYSAPLRTHDWAGHDLPQDDPKWVAQEILQVCDKIRSSKKVALEKLM; this comes from the coding sequence ATGAATGTGAAAGTCAGCGAACAGTCTCAAGCCGACCTCCGGGTAGTGTTAATTCGTGGTTTGGGCCGAGATCAGTTGCATTGGGGTCCGTTGAAGTCGGCTCTCGATAAGCAAGGGCTGATCATTGAAACTCCAGATTTACCAGGAGCAGGGGTGCTGTGCCGAGAAAAGGCACCCTTAGACCTCGATGAGTATTGTCGGATATTGGAATCCCAATTGAGTGAAAGTGAATTGCCGACCATCGTAGTCGGGCTGTCGTTGGGTGGAATGATAGCGCTGCAGTGGTCAATGTTACGACCTACTCTGTTCGAACATGTTATTGCAATAAACACAAGTTGCAACTTGTCGCCAGTGTACTGGCGGTTAAAAGTTTATCGCGCGTGGCGTACCCCGGGTATTTTAGCGCGATGGAATATTCGACTGAAGGAACGTTCGGTTTATCAATTAACCTGCAATCGCCAGCCCATGGATGCCGAACTGTTGGACCAATGGGTCAATATTCAGCAACAACACCCAGTATCGATGATCACACAGCTTCGGCAAGTAATCGCTGCCTGGCGTTTTTCACCCCCTGATGCAGATGCTTTACCTCATTTGACCTTTATCAATTCAAACTCCGATCGCTTGGTCGATCCGCGATGCAGCTTAACCCTAGCGAGGCATTATTCTGCGCCTTTAAGAACCCATGACTGGGCAGGACATGACTTGCCTCAAGATGATCCCAAGTGGGTTGCACAAGAAATATTACAAGTTTGCGATAAAATCCGCTCCTCGAAAAAGGTCGCATTAGAAAAACTAATGTGA
- a CDS encoding DMT family transporter, which produces MNKRTAFSSDTLALPALILAIVIWASSFVFMKIAVAEFGPMLTVFLRMILASAVLFFFIPVFRKESYQAGDWKWFLALALCEPCLYFVFEGLALTYTTASEAGMITSLQPLMVAVAAFYFLNEKLSARLLVGCVVAVLGAGLLSLTGEASESAPNPVLGNFLELIAIGFAAAYSIVARRLMHRYSPLFLTGIQTFVGSVFFLPAVLLSGDSIPVSVTWEGAMAVLFLAWGVNIIAFTCYNFSLGKMPASQAGAWLNLLPLACLFFGWLLLDERLTLIQYGGAGIVLLGVIISQTKPRRKTVFIEQEMLESSVSTANTEELETPTEVSAVRLMNS; this is translated from the coding sequence ATGAATAAGCGAACGGCTTTTTCCAGCGATACTTTAGCGTTACCGGCATTAATTCTTGCCATTGTTATATGGGCTTCCTCATTTGTTTTTATGAAGATTGCGGTCGCAGAATTTGGTCCGATGTTGACGGTCTTTTTACGGATGATTCTTGCCAGCGCTGTCTTGTTTTTCTTTATTCCAGTATTCCGTAAAGAGTCCTACCAAGCGGGAGATTGGAAATGGTTTCTTGCACTAGCCTTGTGTGAGCCATGTTTATACTTTGTTTTTGAAGGGTTAGCGCTTACTTACACTACCGCCTCAGAGGCTGGCATGATTACCTCGCTTCAGCCGCTGATGGTTGCTGTCGCTGCGTTCTATTTTTTGAATGAAAAACTAAGTGCTCGTCTACTCGTTGGCTGTGTCGTCGCGGTATTGGGTGCTGGTTTGTTGTCACTAACCGGAGAAGCTTCTGAGTCGGCCCCCAATCCTGTACTGGGTAACTTTTTGGAGCTTATCGCTATTGGATTTGCCGCGGCTTACAGCATAGTTGCTCGTAGGCTTATGCACCGATATTCGCCATTGTTTTTAACCGGTATACAAACCTTTGTGGGCAGTGTGTTCTTTCTACCGGCGGTATTATTAAGTGGTGATAGCATTCCTGTGTCGGTGACGTGGGAAGGTGCAATGGCAGTCTTGTTTTTAGCCTGGGGCGTCAACATTATTGCGTTCACTTGTTACAACTTCTCGCTCGGTAAAATGCCTGCAAGCCAAGCTGGGGCCTGGTTGAACTTGTTACCACTGGCTTGTCTGTTCTTTGGCTGGCTGTTACTGGATGAGCGCTTAACTTTGATTCAATACGGTGGTGCAGGAATTGTTTTATTGGGTGTCATCATCAGCCAGACCAAACCACGTCGGAAAACGGTATTTATCGAGCAAGAGATGCTCGAAAGCTCAGTGTCGACTGCAAACACTGAGGAACTTGAGACGCCAACCGAGGTCTCAGCAGTAAGATTAATGAATTCGTGA
- a CDS encoding response regulator transcription factor — protein sequence MSDLTIRLVLAEDQALLNNALSALLNLEPDIEVIATAQDGKSALQCVQEMAPDILLTDIEMPELSGLDVAAELKQLNLNTKVIIVTTFGRSGYLRRAMDLGVKGFLLKESSTDELASAIRRVHQGRKVIDPELITDAWDSENPLTDKERKALSLAKDGLSTEQIADRLHLSSGTVRNYLSQAASKLSASNRIEAARIAHQKGWL from the coding sequence ATGAGTGACTTAACGATTCGCTTAGTGCTGGCAGAAGATCAAGCGTTACTCAATAATGCTCTGTCTGCATTGTTGAATTTAGAACCCGACATCGAGGTCATCGCGACTGCGCAAGATGGCAAGTCAGCGTTGCAATGTGTGCAAGAGATGGCTCCAGATATTCTACTGACCGACATAGAAATGCCCGAGCTTAGTGGACTGGATGTCGCAGCAGAGTTAAAACAATTAAACCTCAACACCAAAGTCATCATTGTGACGACCTTTGGGCGTTCTGGTTATTTACGTCGCGCAATGGACCTTGGGGTAAAAGGCTTTCTGCTAAAAGAGTCGTCTACTGATGAGCTCGCATCAGCCATAAGACGCGTTCATCAGGGTCGTAAAGTGATCGATCCCGAATTAATCACCGATGCCTGGGACAGTGAAAACCCACTAACCGATAAAGAGCGTAAAGCTTTGTCACTGGCCAAAGATGGGCTCTCGACGGAACAAATTGCTGATCGATTACATCTGAGTTCTGGAACGGTAAGGAATTACCTGAGCCAAGCTGCCAGCAAGTTATCGGCCAGTAACCGTATTGAAGCCGCCAGAATTGCCCACCAAAAAGGTTGGCTATAA